The Brassica napus cultivar Da-Ae chromosome C7, Da-Ae, whole genome shotgun sequence genome has a segment encoding these proteins:
- the LOC106410705 gene encoding autophagy-related protein 11-like, with translation MSGSFTDEGRLILCVAENGHSFAFECNETTSVESVMRFVESVSCISLSDQLLLSLDMKLEPQKLLSSFGLPASDREVFVFNKAMLQSNSHPPSPEDVDLQEIVDDALPPAASLHEHHPLDDASDPALKALPSYERQFRYHFLRGRAIYDCTVLKHENCERFAREQKVQQRAVEVATRNLEQYYRVIYQNFLEFMKLYKHQHRLHSDLLMNFGRDVEKLRSVKVHPYLQTDSRKCLLDFVKENKLSLAAESCGSSHRQFENKIAQFQQMFVEVKRKVEELFACRASLSMEENLEVIVKEHEHFINEQNSIMQSLSKDVNTVKKLVDDCMSSQFSSSLRPHDAVSALGPMYEVHDRNHLPQMQACYDSISELLEFCKNKKNEMNSFVHSYMQKITFVTYIIKDAKLQFPVFREAMVRQDDLFADLKLVRGVGPAYRACLAEAVRRKASMKLYMGMAGQLAEKLAMKREAEVRRREEFLKTHGHFVPRDVLASMGLYDTPTQCDVNVSPYDTSLINIEMADVDRYAPAYLVGLQPKIASSSSSAEAEEIGVDTNKDSFDDILEVSELVEIAGTSKMEVENAKLKAELASAISRICSLGPQVEYEEIDESNVETLLKNAAQKTEEALQAKDEYVKHLLSMLKEKQRHYDSYEKRIRELEQRLNDEYSQGQRGVNKKDVSGGLNPMDEVSCVSNHSSKQPCKGREGMDEDMVDSSSLVLSHPLDSSMLESQQNNEQGGKDNVVGGMGVFLSNSSTAESPTKSLDTKHSDDIILELRNELMEKSSKLNETESKLNGAMEEVASLSRELEMNQKLLEESQMNCAHLENCLHEAREEAQTHLCAADRRASEYNALRVSSVKIRGLFERFRSSVCTGGGVAGFAESLRNLAQALDNSINDGEDDGTVEFRKCIRVLADKVSFISKHREELLEKCRNLDATIEQTRKELVEKKELVKTLYTKHQLGKQANKEKISFGRLEVHEIAAFVLNQAGHYEAINRNCPNYYLSSESEALFTDHLPNRPTYIVGQIVHIERQAVKQPNLASSSMSTSSSGTTTNPYGLSSGCEYFIVTIAMLPDTSIHQQAS, from the exons ATGAGCGGAAGCTTCACTGATGAAGGCAGGCTTATCCTCTGCGTGGCTGAGAACGGCCACTCATTTGCATTTGAATGCAACGAGACAACTTCAGTTGAATCCGTGATGCGTTTCGTTGAGTCTGTCTCCTGTATTAGCCTCTCCGACCAGCTTCTCCTCTCGCTGGACATGAAGCTTGAGCCACAGAAGCTGCTTTCATCCTTCGGGCTTCCGGCAAGTGATAGAGAAGTCTTTGTTTTCAACAAAGCTATGCTGCAAAGCAACTCTCATCCGCCATCACCGGAAGATGTGGATTTACAGGAGATAGTTGATGATGCTTTACCACCTGCGGCTTCATTGCACGAGCATCACCCCTTGGATGATGCGTCAGATCCAGCTTTAAAGGCCTTACCTTCGTACGAGAGGCAGTTCAGATACCATTTCCTTAGAGGCCGCGCCATCTACGATTGCACGGTCCTGAAGCATGAGAACTGCGAGAGGTTTGCTAGAGAGCAGAAGGTGCAGCAGCGCGCGGTTGAAGTTGCTACGAGGAACTTGGAGCAGTACTACAGGGTGATATACCAGAACTTTCTCGAGTTCATGAAGCTTTACAAGCATCAGCACCGTCTCCATTCCGATCTGCTGATGAATTTCGGAAGGGATGTTGAGAAGCTGAGGTCGGTTAAGGTTCACCCTTACCTTCAAACTGATTCGAGGAAATGCTTGCTGGACTTTGTCAAGGAAAATAAGTTATCACTGGCTGCGGAGAGTTGTGGGAGCTCTCACAGGCAGTTTGAGAATAAGATTGCGCAGTTCCAGCAGATGTTTGTGGAGGTCAAGCGCAAGGTGGAGGAGTTGTTTGCTTGCAGGGCTTCCTTGTCGATGGAGGAGAACTTGGAAGTGATTGTTAAGGAGCATGAACACTTCATTAATGAGCAAAATAGCATAATGCAATCTCTCAG CAAAGATGTCAATACGGTTAAGAAGCTTGTGGATGATTGCATGTCAAGCCAATTTTCCTCATCTCTCCGACCTCATGATGCCGTTTCAGCCCTGGGACCTATGTACGAAGTGCACGACAGGAATCACCTTCCCCAGATGCAGGCTTGCTATGACTCCATCTCAGAACTCCTAGAATTTTGCAAAAACAAGAAGAATGAGATGAACAGCTTCGTACACAGTTACATGCAAAAGATAACATTCGTCACATACATCATCAAAGACGCTAAGTTACAGTTTCCCGTTTTTAGAGAGGCGATGGTGCGTCAAGACGACTTATTCGCAGACCTGAAGTTAGTCCGCGGTGTTGGCCCCGCTTACAGGGCCTGCCTCGCGGAGGCTGTGAGGAGAAAAGCCTCTATGAAGCTTTACATGGGCATGGCTGGGCAGTTGGCGGAGAAGCTTGCTATGAAGAGGGAGGCAGAGGTCAGGAGACGTGAGGAGTTTCTTAAGACGCATGGTCACTTTGTACCTCGTGATGTGTTGGCTTCTATGGGTTTATATGATACTCCCACTCAGTGTGATGTCAATGTCTCTCCTTATGATACTAGTTTGATCAATATTGAAATGGCAGATGTTGATAGATATGCTCCTGCGTATCTAGTTGGGTTACAGCCAAAGATTGCATCCTCAAGTAGTTCTGCTGAGGCTGAGGAGATAGGTGTAGACACTAACAAAGATAGTTTTGATGATATCCTAGAGGTCTCAGAGTTAGTGGAGATAGCTGGAACAAGCAAGATGGAAGTTGAGAACGCGAAACTAAAAGCTGAGCTTGCTTCTGCCATCTCTCGGATTTGTTCATTAGGTCCCCAAGTTGAATACGAGGAGATAGATGAAAGTAACGTTGAAACTTTGTTGAAAAACGCAGCACAGAAAACAGAAGAGGCGCTGCAGGCCAAAGATGAGTATGTGAAACATCTCCTATCTATGCTGAAGGAGAAACAAAGGCATTATGATTCATATGAGAAGCGCATACGTGAACTGGAACAACGTCTCAACGATGAGTATTCACAGGGACAGAGAGGTGTTAATAAGAAGGATGTCTCTGGTGGCTTAAACCCTATGGATGAGGTCTCATGTGTTTCAAACCATTCTAGCAAGCAGCCATGTAAAGGCCGGGAAGGTATGGATGAGGATATGGTGGATTCCTCCTCTCTGGTGCTAAGCCATCCTCTTGATTCATCGATGCTGGAAAGCCAGCAAAACAATGAGCAAGGTGGGAAGGATAATGTGGTGGGAGGGATGGGTGTGTTTCTAAGTAACAGTTCAACAGCCGAGAGCCCAACTAAATCTTTAGATACCAAACACAGTGATGATATTATTTTGGAGCTTAGAAATGAGCTGATGGAGAAGTCCAGTAAACTGAATGAGACTGAGTCCAAGCTAAATGGTGCTATGGAAGAGGTAGCGAGTCTGAGCAGAGAGTTGGAAATGAATCAGAAGCTTCTCGAAGAATCCCAG ATGAACTGTGCGCATTTGGAGAACTGCTTGCATGAAGCAAGAGAAGAGGCTCAGACACATCTTTGTGCTGCTGATCGTAGAGCGTCTGAGTATAATGCACTCCGTGTCTCATCTGTGAAGATACGAGGTCTCTTTGAAAGATTCCGGAGCTCTGTCTGTACTGGGGGTGGGGTTGCTGGTTTTGCCGAGTCTTTGCGTAATTTGGCTCAAGCTTTAGACAA CTCCATTAATGACGGTGAAGATGATGGTACTGTTGAGTTCCGGAAATGCATCCGAGTCCTCGCAGACAAAGTTAGCTTCATCTCTAAACACCGGGAGGAGTTACTTGAAAAGTGCCGGAATCTTGATGCTACAATTGAACAGACAAGAAAGGAGTTGGTGGAGAAGAAAGAGCTGGTGAAGACATTGTACACTAAGCACCAACTTGGCAAGCAG GCAAATAAAGAAAAGATATCATTCGGTCGTCTTGAAGTCCACGAGATAGCAGCATTTGTGCTAAATCAAGCAGGACATTACGAGGCGATCAACAGGAACTGCCCAAACTACTACTTATCCAGTGAATCCGAGGCATTGTTCACAGATCACCTCCCAAACCGGCCTACATACATTGTTGGACAGATTGTCCACATCGAGCGTCAAGCAGTGAAGCAGCCAAATTTGGCATCAAGTTCAATGTCAACATCATCTTCAGGAACAACAACAAACCCTTATGGTCTTTCTTCAGGATGTGAATACTTCATAGTGACAATAGCAATGCTGCCTGACACCTCTATTCATCAACAAGCTTCCTGA